The DNA segment CCCTTCGACTGCGCTCAGGGTGACATGAGCAGGGCGCGAAGCGCATAAAGCCATTTATGGCCGGAAAAATACTCCAAACGTCAAGAGTAAACCGTTCCCGGTTATAGCGCGTGAGCAGCAGGGGAGACCTTGGCGCGCAGGTCCAAGCGCCTACCATTCAGCAGTTTATCCACGTAAGGCAGGTTTGGCATGGAGGCTGCTAATAGGAGGACGGAGAAATATATGATTAAAGGACTTTTTACATCCGCCTCCGGCATGGTGCCTCACATCAAGAGGCAGGAAGTGTCGGCCAACAATATCGCCAACGCCGGGACACCTGGGTTCAAAAAAGACATGGTCTTCACCCAGGAGATGTCGCGCGCTCAGAAGAAATTCGTGCCGCGTCGATCCGACTGGGAACAACCGATGATCGAAGATGTCTACACCGATTACGCTCCCGGTAACATGGATAAGACCGGAAACACCCTTGATCTGGCTATCGAAGGAGATGGTTTCTTCGTGCTTGAAGCTCCTGATGGAACCAGGTTGCTGACCCGTTCCGGCAGCTTCAACGTCGACGCCGATGGCTTCCTTGTGTTTTCCGACGGCTTCAAAGTTCTCGGCGAGGGCGGACCCATCGAAGTCGGCGACGGTCTGGTGTCGGTCGCTCAGACCGGTGAGATTCAGTCCGACGGCGCAATCGTGGGTCGGATA comes from the Candidatus Zixiibacteriota bacterium genome and includes:
- the flgF gene encoding flagellar basal-body rod protein FlgF; protein product: MIKGLFTSASGMVPHIKRQEVSANNIANAGTPGFKKDMVFTQEMSRAQKKFVPRRSDWEQPMIEDVYTDYAPGNMDKTGNTLDLAIEGDGFFVLEAPDGTRLLTRSGSFNVDADGFLVFSDGFKVLGEGGPIEVGDGLVSVAQTGEIQSDGAIVGRIVPGAVTDISQLQKIGDSLFALPEGTELIAVERFNIRQGFIETSNVDIVREMIDMMVSFRAYEANSKAVRSQDESLGHLFQRVGGSG